Proteins from a genomic interval of Paenibacillus sp. RC334:
- a CDS encoding O-antigen ligase family protein gives MSNPVYGKQAKTSTRDDKRPAMFWVLIVGMILFLAWAPFQAALFNGQMLDFEKPLYWALIISTILLILGIVSYYKKFKLEEQRDWLAVWVLLLPLTYVLSLTSAASHYLAMNMVVVQCIYAALFIISIYLLQDRLGNKILHNLIMTVAYVIVGFGFINWFGQWVLTGKLVGWFSQYVYQNRYTNAVMTDTNGLRLTSVFQYANTYAAFLMAFLFAAVFCLMKSKSWYGKATHGFMLVPILVSLFLTLSRGGLVMLPVVFVLLLLFFKPARQIIWILHCAIAGVASISILTPITNMGLQLNKTYNGGEAAKAWGLLIGVSLAVAVVLWLVERYLAPKLESALTGWTSRKLSNLWLPVGSVVVIGLLAFLFIGTGLRSVLPDNVQVRLENINFRQHSVLERLVFYQDAAKLIKDYPVIGTGGGGWATLYEKYQDYPYTSRQAHNFFMQYLVEVGILGFVIFMSFILYIFYKYIRSYIRQNDEDRDSHFLYLILALSILLHSLLDFNLSYVFMGILVFMSLGGMAAAMDSKPLKRLSMNASGFRIMYSAVIGVLSIVLLFAGLRFVQSANAATYAKQIMAVSTSFEEIQSAINKDLELRPTHPDSVIRLAALYKNVYQQTKKEEFYTAAIEVLNTGLKAEPYNKFMYSSKINLLQIKGENEQALSILENNISNFRWDNDWYNMLITQAYSLGDQAREQKDTAMEQKYFQAGLAAYQQVLDGVAHIKTVPPEIQLTRTFEVTPSIALSTGKIEFMSGKPAEAANILKNGLKDDLSDATNREVARYYIVALQKQGQDDKALYDKLIKADPKEKELIAQLKSEK, from the coding sequence TTGTCGAATCCAGTATACGGGAAACAGGCCAAAACGTCGACCCGTGACGATAAAAGGCCGGCTATGTTTTGGGTGTTAATTGTTGGCATGATTCTGTTTTTAGCTTGGGCTCCCTTCCAGGCTGCACTTTTTAATGGGCAAATGCTTGATTTTGAGAAGCCACTCTATTGGGCTTTGATTATCAGCACGATTCTGCTGATTTTGGGAATCGTATCTTATTATAAGAAATTCAAGCTGGAAGAGCAAAGGGATTGGCTGGCTGTATGGGTACTGCTGCTTCCCCTGACTTATGTGCTTTCACTAACTTCAGCAGCTTCACATTACCTGGCCATGAATATGGTGGTGGTACAGTGCATATATGCCGCTCTGTTTATCATCTCAATTTATCTACTTCAGGATCGGTTAGGCAATAAGATTCTTCACAATCTGATTATGACCGTTGCTTATGTCATTGTAGGCTTTGGCTTTATCAACTGGTTCGGACAGTGGGTGCTTACCGGCAAGCTGGTAGGTTGGTTTAGCCAATATGTTTATCAAAACCGTTATACCAATGCAGTCATGACAGATACAAATGGGCTCCGGCTGACATCGGTGTTTCAATATGCGAATACATATGCCGCCTTTCTAATGGCTTTCCTATTCGCTGCCGTTTTTTGTCTGATGAAATCAAAATCATGGTATGGCAAAGCTACTCATGGCTTCATGTTGGTGCCAATTCTGGTCTCGCTATTCCTGACCCTGTCACGGGGCGGTCTGGTTATGCTGCCAGTCGTATTCGTGCTGCTCTTGCTTTTCTTTAAACCTGCACGCCAGATTATATGGATTTTACATTGCGCCATTGCAGGTGTAGCGTCAATATCTATCTTGACTCCGATTACAAATATGGGATTACAACTCAATAAGACCTACAACGGCGGAGAGGCGGCCAAGGCTTGGGGATTACTTATTGGTGTCTCCCTTGCTGTTGCTGTCGTACTGTGGCTTGTTGAACGTTATCTGGCACCAAAGCTGGAGAGTGCCCTCACAGGGTGGACCTCCCGAAAGTTATCCAACCTGTGGCTGCCTGTCGGATCGGTTGTGGTGATTGGCTTGCTGGCTTTTCTGTTTATTGGAACTGGCCTGCGCAGCGTACTGCCTGATAACGTCCAGGTCCGGTTAGAAAACATCAATTTCCGGCAGCATAGTGTTCTGGAGCGGCTTGTATTCTATCAGGATGCTGCCAAATTAATTAAGGATTACCCTGTAATTGGCACTGGTGGTGGCGGTTGGGCTACTTTGTATGAAAAATACCAAGACTATCCTTATACTAGCCGTCAGGCTCATAATTTTTTCATGCAGTATTTAGTTGAAGTGGGCATTCTCGGTTTCGTAATTTTCATGTCATTCATCTTATATATCTTCTATAAATATATTCGTAGCTATATTAGACAAAATGATGAAGATCGAGATTCTCACTTTCTGTATCTTATTTTGGCACTCTCGATCTTACTTCACAGCTTGTTGGACTTTAATCTTAGTTACGTGTTCATGGGCATACTGGTATTTATGAGTCTTGGTGGTATGGCCGCTGCTATGGACAGCAAGCCGCTTAAACGCCTGTCTATGAACGCTTCCGGATTCCGGATCATGTACAGTGCAGTCATTGGTGTCCTGAGCATCGTGCTGCTTTTTGCTGGTCTCCGCTTCGTGCAATCAGCTAATGCTGCCACATATGCGAAACAGATCATGGCGGTCAGTACATCATTTGAGGAAATTCAAAGTGCTATTAATAAAGATCTTGAACTTCGTCCTACACATCCGGATTCGGTTATAAGACTGGCTGCACTGTACAAGAATGTTTATCAGCAAACGAAAAAAGAGGAATTTTATACTGCTGCAATAGAGGTGCTAAATACGGGCCTGAAAGCAGAACCGTATAATAAATTCATGTATAGCTCCAAAATTAACCTTTTACAAATAAAGGGTGAGAATGAGCAGGCCCTCAGCATTTTGGAAAATAACATCTCTAACTTTAGATGGGACAATGACTGGTACAATATGTTGATTACTCAAGCTTATTCTCTTGGTGATCAGGCACGTGAGCAGAAGGACACGGCCATGGAGCAGAAATATTTCCAAGCAGGTCTTGCTGCTTACCAGCAGGTTCTGGATGGGGTAGCTCATATTAAGACGGTTCCACCTGAAATTCAATTGACACGTACTTTTGAAGTAACCCCAAGCATTGCGCTCAGTACTGGCAAAATTGAGTTCATGTCAGGTAAGCCTGCAGAGGCTGCCAACATCCTCAAAAACGGCTTGAAGGACGACCTGAGTGACGCTACAAATCGTGAGGTGGCTCGTTATTATATCGTCGCTCTGCAAAAGCAGGGACAGGATGACAAAGCATTGTACGATAAGCTGATAAAAGCTGATCCGAAGGAGAAAGAGCTAATTGCTCAGTTGAAATCGGAGAAATAG
- the galU gene encoding UTP--glucose-1-phosphate uridylyltransferase GalU: MKIRKAIIPAAGLGTRFLPATKAMPKEMLPIVDKPTIQYIIEEAVASGIEDIIIVTGKGKRAIEDHFDYSFELEHNLAAKEKWNLLNEVRKPSEMADIHYIRQKEPKGLGHAIWCARKFIGDEPFAVLLGDDIVESENPCLKQMMDVFDEYQRSVVGVKQVDWDEVHRYGIVEGHALTSKISEAERLVEKPKKEEATSNLAIMGRYILTPDIFDILGQQSAGVGGEIQLTDALSKLGEKNPILAYEFDGNRHDVGEKLGFIETTIHYALQHDEIKDEVLAYMRQVIEKMDQQKKVSP; the protein is encoded by the coding sequence ATGAAAATCCGTAAAGCGATTATTCCTGCTGCGGGATTAGGAACCCGTTTTCTACCTGCTACCAAAGCGATGCCTAAGGAAATGCTTCCGATTGTAGATAAGCCAACCATTCAATATATTATCGAAGAGGCTGTAGCATCTGGGATTGAAGATATTATTATCGTTACTGGTAAAGGTAAAAGAGCTATTGAGGATCATTTTGATTACTCATTTGAGCTGGAGCATAATCTGGCAGCCAAGGAAAAATGGAATCTGCTCAATGAGGTGCGCAAGCCATCAGAGATGGCAGACATCCACTATATTCGTCAGAAGGAGCCCAAAGGTTTAGGTCACGCTATATGGTGTGCACGTAAATTCATAGGGGATGAGCCTTTTGCTGTACTTTTAGGTGACGACATCGTTGAGTCTGAGAATCCATGTCTCAAACAGATGATGGACGTTTTCGACGAGTATCAGCGTTCTGTTGTAGGAGTAAAACAAGTAGATTGGGACGAGGTTCATCGTTACGGGATTGTTGAGGGTCATGCACTTACTTCGAAGATCTCTGAGGCAGAACGTTTGGTGGAGAAGCCGAAGAAAGAAGAAGCAACCTCCAACTTGGCGATCATGGGACGCTATATCTTGACGCCAGATATTTTCGACATCCTTGGTCAGCAATCCGCTGGAGTAGGCGGGGAGATTCAATTGACGGATGCATTGTCCAAACTGGGTGAAAAGAATCCGATCCTGGCCTACGAATTTGATGGAAATCGCCATGACGTTGGAGAAAAGTTGGGGTTCATTGAAACAACCATTCATTATGCTCTACAACATGATGAGATTAAAGATGAAGTGCTGGCTTATATGAGGCAAGTTATTGAAAAGATGGATCAGCAAAAAAAAGTATCACCGTAA